From Leifsonia sp. fls2-241-R2A-40a, one genomic window encodes:
- a CDS encoding DUF2142 domain-containing protein: protein MTDQPRRRTGPRGPWTTFWLAFGVLFLMMGSYSLATPQGASPDEPAHAMRAYAAAHGQLFGPESRAVPGTLDLRVSEYFAQLEKHMPCFKRDVTHTPACVTPIADEDAVTTGHSSTGISTPVFYLAVGWPTAVLDGAKGLYAMRLVGAALCAALLALAFVALRSLPRARWATLALAVGVTPMTLFLSGTVNPNGLEVAATAAAFALLLATFATESSRRILAWRLAGVVVVSILLVNTRSIALLWLLLALVAALILSDRAVLRTVFRWWATWVGVGIVVAVTLAVAVFYLRPRPLTPAYQPIGAGSSWGQGFSWTIDQTSSFMTGWIAQFGWLEIPAPAIAILIWATLGGGLLLTGLVYGGRRVGFAALPVALAIVFVPPFSQAAVIGDAGYIWQGRYTLAPAVLLVVLAGIGLDRGLGARFDLPLRPLVRVGVVLLGIGHVAAFVWMVRRYVTGLTPTGTWLDLLRHPLWQPPGGWVAPVLVLTAASVAGAWLLASREPVRE, encoded by the coding sequence ATGACCGATCAGCCGCGCCGCCGGACCGGCCCGAGGGGCCCGTGGACGACGTTCTGGCTGGCATTCGGCGTGCTCTTCCTGATGATGGGGTCGTACTCGCTGGCCACTCCCCAGGGCGCGAGCCCGGACGAGCCGGCGCACGCGATGCGCGCCTACGCGGCGGCTCACGGGCAGCTGTTCGGACCCGAGTCCCGGGCCGTCCCCGGCACCCTCGACCTACGCGTCTCCGAGTACTTCGCCCAGCTCGAGAAGCACATGCCGTGCTTCAAGCGCGACGTCACCCATACGCCGGCGTGCGTCACCCCGATCGCCGATGAGGATGCGGTCACCACCGGCCACTCCTCGACGGGGATCAGCACGCCGGTGTTCTATCTGGCGGTCGGCTGGCCCACCGCCGTCCTCGACGGCGCGAAGGGTCTCTACGCGATGCGCCTGGTCGGCGCCGCCCTCTGCGCGGCCCTCCTCGCGCTCGCCTTCGTGGCGCTGCGATCACTGCCCCGCGCGCGCTGGGCGACCCTCGCCCTGGCCGTCGGGGTGACACCGATGACCCTGTTCCTCTCCGGGACGGTGAACCCCAACGGACTGGAGGTGGCGGCGACCGCGGCCGCCTTCGCGTTGCTGCTGGCGACCTTCGCGACCGAGTCGTCCCGGCGCATCCTGGCGTGGCGGCTCGCCGGCGTCGTCGTCGTGAGCATCCTGCTGGTCAACACGCGCAGCATCGCGTTGCTCTGGCTGCTGCTCGCCCTGGTCGCCGCGCTCATCCTGAGCGACCGGGCCGTGCTGCGGACGGTGTTCCGCTGGTGGGCGACGTGGGTCGGTGTCGGGATCGTCGTCGCCGTGACGCTCGCGGTCGCGGTGTTCTACCTGCGTCCGCGCCCCCTGACGCCCGCCTACCAGCCGATCGGCGCCGGTAGCAGCTGGGGCCAGGGCTTCTCGTGGACCATCGATCAGACGTCCTCCTTCATGACCGGCTGGATCGCGCAGTTCGGCTGGCTGGAGATCCCCGCTCCGGCGATCGCGATCCTCATCTGGGCGACCCTCGGCGGAGGGCTCCTGCTCACCGGCCTGGTCTACGGCGGACGCCGCGTCGGGTTCGCCGCGCTCCCGGTCGCCCTCGCGATCGTCTTCGTCCCGCCGTTCTCGCAGGCGGCCGTGATCGGCGACGCCGGGTACATCTGGCAGGGCCGGTACACGCTCGCTCCGGCGGTCCTGCTGGTGGTCCTGGCGGGCATCGGCCTCGACCGCGGGCTCGGCGCCCGGTTCGACCTCCCGCTGCGCCCGCTGGTCCGTGTCGGCGTCGTCCTCCTCGGGATCGGGCACGTCGCCGCCTTCGTGTGGATGGTGCGCCGCTACGTCACCGGGCTCACTCCGACGGGCACCTGGCTCGACCTGCTGCGGCACCCGCTGTGGCAGCCGCCGGGGGGATGGGTCGCTCCCGTCCTCGTGCTCACCGCGGCCTCCGTCGCAGGGGCCTGGCTGCTCGCATCCAGAGAGCCCGT